From Coffea arabica cultivar ET-39 chromosome 2e, Coffea Arabica ET-39 HiFi, whole genome shotgun sequence, the proteins below share one genomic window:
- the LOC113728943 gene encoding uncharacterized protein, which translates to MNQCYWNLPKERLIYACSGDEPFEKEPEDGGVSDGIKNEGHDTGACEDGGVTNTTGTAACEDDEEPEWLKDGLETIEDEDIFSPKKDAVGDSNYNKKGGAGADGTSASSKLPVHVFSFAGKSDEKSSPKRGSVRKKRASKNSQYRGPDVIQQITPPVSEQRPSEVEDVSIEKGPVSSQKLSKDEAINIEKPPATFRESDLREEDERVGNAEVTEEDWQEPVVPDEELLDKFRSGSGEEDDCLDFNPKVEFRKPHFELKVGQKFTNFRVFRSVLCEWLVREGYEVTWVKNYSKKIIANCAKGCSWRIRATPIQDESTFQIKSLKGEHVCAREYQNKHATATYLSSKYQDKIRDNSKIELMGLKNDIRRDLMINVSISKVGRAKRKAKDMMLGTDMEQYQKLWSYAATVRDTNAGSTIKIQIDKAPDGSTGIFQRLYYCLHACKQGFLDGCRPIIGLDGCFLKTTFGGQLLSALGRDDNNNMVPIAIAVVEVERYDSWK; encoded by the coding sequence ATGAACCAGTGCTACTGGAACTTGCCTAAGGAAAGGCTAATTTATGCTTGCAGTGGGGATGAGCCATTTGAAAAGGAGCCAGAAGATGGTGGGGTCAGTGATGGAATAAAAAATGAAGGCCATGATACGGGTGCATGTGAAGATGGTGGGGTCACTAACACTACGGGGACAGCTGCatgtgaagatgatgaagagccAGAATGGTTAAAAGATGGGTTGGAAACAATAGAAGATGAAGACATCTTTAGCCCAAAGAAAGATGCTGTTGGAGACAGCAACTACAACAAAAAAGGTGGGGCAGGGGCAGATGGCACTAGTGCTTCTTCAAAATTGCCAGTGCATGTATTCTCATTTGCTGGAAAGTCAGATGAAAAAAGTTCTCCTAAAAGGGGTTCTGTGAGAAAGAAAAGGGCCAGTAAAAATTCACAATATAGAGGGCCTGATGTGATTCAGCAAATTACACCACCTGTTTCAGAGCAAAGGCCATCAGAAGTTGAAGATGTAAGCATTGAAAAGGGACCTGTTTCATCTCAGAAGCTATCAAAAGATGAAGCTATAAACATTGAAAAACCACCTGCAACATTTAGAGAATCAGATTTGAGAGAAGAAGACGAAAGGGTAGGGAATGCTGAGGTGACTGAAGAGGATTGGCAAGAACCTGTGGTTCCGGATGAAGAGTTGCTAGACAAATTTAGATCTGGTAGTGGAGAAGAAGATGACTGCCTTGACTTTAATCCTAAAGTTGAGTTTAGGAAGCCACACTTTGAGCTGAAAGTGGGGCAAAAGTTTACTAATTTTAGAGTGTTTAGATCTGTGTTGTGTGAATGGCTAGTAAGAGAGGGTTATGAAGTTACTTGGGTGAAAAACTACTCCAAGAAAATTATTGCCAACTGTGCAAAAGGTTGTAGTTGGAGGATTCGGGCAACACCAATTCAAGATGAATCAACCTTCCAAATAAAGTCACTGAAGGGTGAGCATGTGTGTGCTCGAGAATATCAAAATAAGCATGCAACAGCCACATATCTGAGCAGCAAATATCAAGATAAGATCAGGGATAATTCAAAAATTGAGTTGATGGGGTTGAAGAATGACATCAGAAGAGATTTAATGATCAATGTGTCAATTTCTAAGGTTGGTAGAGCTAAGCGTAAGGCAAAGGATATGATGCTTGGCACGGACATGGAGCAGTATCAAAAACTCTGGAGTTATGCCGCCACCGTCCGAGACACAAATGCTggaagtactataaaaattcaGATTGACAAAGCACCTGATGGTTCAACAGGTATATTTCAAAGGTTATATTATTGCTTGCATGCCTGCAAGCAGGGTTTCCTTGATGGTTGTAGACCAATAATTGGTCTAGATGGCTGTTTTCTTAAGACAACATTTGGTGGACAATTATTGTCAGCACTTGGCAGAGATGACAACAATAACATGGTGCCAATAGCAATTGCAGTGGTAGAGGTAGAGCGGTATGACTCCTGGAAATGA